TTAAGGTTTTTCTAACCGCAAGGTCCCAACCTTTTAATAATTTGTCAATTTCAGTTTTTGATAAAAGAGGTTCAAAAACTTTTTCTGGTTTATTTAGTGTTTTTAATTCTTCTAAGTCTTTTCAATAACCAACAGCAAGTCCAGCAAGATAAGAAGCTCCTAAACCTGTTGTCTCGATCTTTGAAGGTCTTTCAACATTTAAATTAGAGATTGATGATTGAAATTGCATTAAATAATTTGATTTTGATGCACCACCATCTACCTTTAATAAGATAATTGGTTTTTCCAAATCTTTTTCCATTGCTTTAAGTAAATCATTTGATTGATAAGCAATTGAATCAAGAGTAGCTTTAACTATATGCTCTCTTTTTGTTCCTCTTTCTAGTCCGAATATGGCACCACGAGAATTTGAGTCTCAATAAGGTGCTCCTAAACCAGTAAATGACGGAACAACGTATACTCTTTGTTTTTGATCATCATCAACCAATGAAGTAAAGAAATCTGATTCAGCTGAATCATAAATAATTCTAATTGAATCTCTTAATCATTTAATAGCTGCACCAGCTATAAATACTGACCCTTCTAATGCGTAAACAGTTTTTTCTTTACCTAATTTTCAAGCAATTGTAGTAAGAAGCTTGTTTTTACTTTTTACTGGTGTTGTACCGGTATTAACCAAAGTGAAACATCCAGTTCCATAAGTATTTTTAACCATACCGACTTCAGTACACATTTGTCCAAATAAAGCTGACTGTTGGTCACCAGCTACACCAGTAATAGGCACTTCACCAACCGCTTTATTTGATCAATGTGTTGGCTTTACATAACCATAGTATTCTGAGGAAGATTTTACTTCTGGAAGAATTTCTCTTGGGATTTCCAAAAGATCCAAGATCTCTTGATCTCAATCAAGTGTATGAATGTTAAATAACATTGTTCTTGAAGCGTTCGAAACATCAGTTGCATGTACTTTTGCATCAGTTAATTTTCACA
This DNA window, taken from Mycoplasmopsis cynos, encodes the following:
- the glpK gene encoding glycerol kinase GlpK: MKDKFVITLDSGTTSCRTLVVNHDGEIVASSQTEFTQYFPRSGWVEHDPLEIWNTQLSTMQSAKHKAKIKSHDIAALGITNQRETIVLWDKETGLPVYNAIVWQDRRTSDYCDELVKAGWTEKITEKTGLIINPYFSGTKIRWILKNVPEALMKFKEGKLLAGTIDTWLMWKLTDAKVHATDVSNASRTMLFNIHTLDWDQEILDLLEIPREILPEVKSSSEYYGYVKPTHWSNKAVGEVPITGVAGDQQSALFGQMCTEVGMVKNTYGTGCFTLVNTGTTPVKSKNKLLTTIAWKLGKEKTVYALEGSVFIAGAAIKWLRDSIRIIYDSAESDFFTSLVDDDQKQRVYVVPSFTGLGAPYWDSNSRGAIFGLERGTKREHIVKATLDSIAYQSNDLLKAMEKDLEKPIILLKVDGGASKSNYLMQFQSSISNLNVERPSKIETTGLGASYLAGLAVGYWKDLEELKTLNKPEKVFEPLLSKTEIDKLLKGWDLAVRKTLNWTKDIE